TACTTAGGCCAACGTCAACTGTAATATCATATAAAGATGAATGAATACAGGCATCACAATCAGTGAACCATTCCCTAATTTTCTATTCCTTCCTAAATTTCTACAAAACCCTCCCACGCTGCCGCAATGCCACCTTAACTCCGTCGCCATTTCACTATCATCATCACACGTCTATGGAGCCCATATGGCTTTTCTACTTTTCTGGTTCCCGGTGTCCTGGAAATTCCAAGTTTATTTGGGAATGATTTTccagatttgaatttgaagacTTTTATTCTTCCTCGATCGCCTTCTCATCATAACACTAAATCTTTACATCTAGCCAAAGATCAAAGAACTATCATAGACCCTAAAATTTTGACAGGGGAAATTGATATTcaatcaaacaaagaaaacaaattcaaaaaatttcacactACACATACACAGTGGGATTGCATCTCAGTGGTCATGGCAGATACAGGGATtggcaagtttttttttaattttttaatttttataatttctataaatggtttaattgttttaatttttggaattaataattaagttAAAGCATGAATAATCAAGAAAAAATGATTTGGCAGATGACATGAGGTTgtcatgtcatgtgccacattGTTTGGTATCGTTAAGTTAGTAAATAAGTTAGTGCCTGTAGCTCTAAAGAAAAATAGCTCCGATTATGTAAGGCGACACACTGGCAAAAGTTTAGCTTCGATTATATAAGATGACACACTGGGAAAAGTTTTCGGCTCCGCCGCTGATCAAATCTAGATGGAGATGCTGTTAGGAACACCCATTCCCGTGACCCCGGGGGTCGAGAATGGCTTCAAAAGCTCATATGGAACAACTCCAGCTCCAACTCTGTTTTTCAGGTTCAAGTTGGTATTCCTCTCATCAATTATTCCTTCTAGCTTCTTCAAATTACCATTGAACCGCTCGAATGCAGCTTTTATCACAGGATTTTCAGCCCAGGATGACTCAAGTTTCTCACCAAGATACGCCTCATCAGGTGAATGATTCGATAGCACATCCATCACAACCATCATTTGGGTTGCTTGAATCTGTGATGGGTAGCAGTTTAGCAGTGTCATTTCTGGTCTCttcaaaaaattattgaaagcCTCATCAGATGGATCTTCTGTTGGCATGTTGGTTCGAGCAATTGTAGGCTTGTTTGGGAAGTATCCAGCATACGTATACTGTCCAAAGTTCACAGCTGCATGATGTCCAGCTGTTACCCAAATTATGGTTGTCAAAATGTGGATAAGATTTTCTGGGGTTTTCAAAACAGGCCACCATGGCTCATCTTTCTTGTCTGCATGGCCTTTTGTTCTAACTTCTGTCCACCAACCTTGAAGCTCCTTATCAGACTCAACAAGAGTTGGATCTGGATAGTAGTGGTTCACATAGTCACTCACCCACTCCTTAATGGCATCCCAAAGAATGAGACCATCATTTGCAAATGGGTAGTCTTCAATTGTTAGCTTCAGGCCATGCTCAGCTGTAGGATCCTCAACTGCCATTCCCCTGAAATTAAAGCAAACAGATTAATTAGCGGTTGAACTTCCATAGCGTTTCAAatgaagtttttcttttttaagatGGTATCAACTAGATATAGACTGCAAAtgcttgttttcctttttctttttagaattCTTCAACAACACACTGTATTTAAGATTGGTTCCGAGTTGCCTGCAGCAACACATAGTTTGGATCAATCTTAGATTAGTTTTAATTATCATGTGAAATACCTTCTGATCAGATCTGCTGGCAATGCTTCCATGTCAAAGCGCCAGAGCTGGTCGTAAGCAGCAGAACTGAGCTCAAAGCAGTACTTTGCTGGTGAGAAGTTGCTCTCAACGATCCCACCGGCATTAATGAGGATTTCTCGAGCGAGAGCATTGATTTCCATCGTATACCGAAAATGTGGATGTAAAAGTCTATAGATGGGATGTATAACACTTAATTGTCGATTAGCTGCAATTATGTATGGCTCTGCACAACAATGAGTCCTCAGCctgtgaaaattttgaagtaaAAACAAGTTTCCACCCATGAGTTAGTCCACAATTTTCTAATTGGCAAAGCTACATTTAGAGAACATCCATGCTTAAGCTGAAGGCATTTACAGGACCAATTTGGTAACTTCCTGCCAATATTATTAAAAGGGATTTGAGCCAGTTACCAATGATTGACAAGCTGATGAAGGCCAGCATCATGAGCACAAACATGGGCTTTCGCAAGCATCCATAGCCAGCAACCGGTGGCATCCAAGGTTGGGGCGAACACTTGCTTCCATTGCGGTTTGTCACCAATGGGTGGTCGGGTAAGTTCAATGGCTACAGGCTTCAGTATCCCATCCTCAGTGAGGAAGAATAGTGTTCGAGAACCATACAATGTAGTTCCTTCGATTTGTCTTACTTTGTTCACATAAGGCATGAGAAGACCATGATAATCCAAAATGaacatcttctttcttttcaaggCCTGCATTTCAAGTTCAACCACAGAGTGCAAAGAACACGCACACAATTGATACAATTTCAGGTTAAACTGGTGGACAATCAAAACATATGGAAGTGTTGGTGTCTATCTTGTGTTACCTCATTCACAGTCATACAACCTCCAATATCTTTCTCCACCAGTTCTGTTGTGATCAATGATTCAGGCGGGCCATAAATCCCAGGGTCAAGTTTACTTTTCAATGGCCATTCCTGCATCCAGAAAAATACATAAGCTAAAAAAACGATATGCTCCTAATTAACACTGCAAGTACTTCATCACTTAGGAAgatggaaaaaggaaaatagttaatttaattttctcgATGAAGTGAAGGAGTTGACTTTATCAAAAAATTAATGGAGAACATATACCGTAACAAGCTGTATACCATATGGATTAAGACCAGCTAGAGTCTGCCGAGAAAATTCTGCATCTCTAGACCAAGAAAAtctatcacctataaaagaagaatagCTTAATCAAGAGCTACCGatgccatatatatatatatatatatattgagagagagagagagagagagagagagagagagagagagagagagaggaggaggaggaggcgtACGATCAATTATTTCGGGGGTCTCGAAGAGCAAAGGATTGTCTTGCCCACCAGTAATAGTCTTGACTATCCTTGGGATGATTTTCTGTAAACCCTCACCAGTTTTTGGCTCAGGGAATTTGACTCTTTCATTAAACAGTGAATCTATGGCTGTGAAGTATGGAAATCCTTGATCTGGATTAGCAAGTGCTGTCTGAAGCTGAGAGGGCACTGCAGCCAGGGCAGATTTCAGGGTCTTCTCCGAGAATGTGAGTTGTTTGACCTCTGCAAAGGCTTCGTCTCTTGGAACATACACACTGCTGCTTCTTTCTTCCGATAAGCGGtctgcactgacaaaactatGTGAAACAGTAATCACATAGCTCTCAGAGTTTCTCAACCATAAACATGCTTACTTAACATACAAAAGAACAAATGGTTCAATAAAGATTTGTAGCACATGACTTATTTTAACTAGACAATCAAGTTTTTGAgtaatttttacaaaaatttggGAGATTTGCTAGCTAGTCCATTAATTAATTGGTTACCCTTTTTGGAGCGTGGTCGTCCTGTTCTGCAACGCCTAGGGTATGGGTGTTGTTTGCTGCCAAGGACAGGCCTAGCCAGTTCATTGTTGCTATCTGGATCTCCAAGATCATTATAGGTGTCATAATCATAAATCCTATCGAATGGTTTTCTTTCACCCTCCCCATTTCCTCTTAAATTTTCCAGCTCCATTTCTCTTATCCTCTTCAAGCCACTTGGTGTCTCTGATGGTATGTAAGACTGCTTCATTGTTCAcataaaataacatatcagATAATATATGTTCTATGTGTAGAGGAAACATATCAGGTAATATATATTCTATGTGTAGAGGAAACATTAATGGCATGTCTACTTACCATCAATGGGTATGGGAAGAAACAGTGTCGGACCAGGATTTCATGTGCGATGGGGCCTcttacaaaatatatataacaaaaaatttgaactcgcAATACATTCCAAACATAACCAAAACGACAAAGACATCAtacataatacatatataatgacatctttacaatttttttatgttggtAATCCACACATTAATTGAAAGACCCATTAAAGTCAATAGagaataaatcaaattttcacaaaccCTAACAAAACCATAggcaaagagaaaacaataaataaaaaaatacccaTTAAAGTCAATAGagaataaatcaaattttcacaaaccCTAACAAACCATAGGAacaataaatacataaaaaagaaagattaaCAAATCTTAATTAAGCAAGTCAACCCAATGGAATATGGAGAATAAGAGAATAAAGAGTCACAAATCTGGCAAGAGAAATGGTTGAAAATGACTCTTAGATTTGAAGGACttgtgtaaaaaataaaaatatgtatactacatttttagaaaattgatctaaaacatgaaaaaagatatagatttgaagaaaaaaccctagaaatatTAAAAGTatcataaaatatattaatatatattatttttaatataaaaattaaggaGGGCGCTCGAGACCACAATGGTCCTTTAGTGGCTCCGCTCCTGGGAAAAAATGTAATAGGATAAACAAGAAATGAGAATCATATCAACTAGGAGGATGCAATTGATCCGATTGATATTccttagggtattaatttggAGGATGCACCTCTTCTCATTCCCATTATTTAAGTAAACGAGTCATAAATTGTATACATCAAATAAGTAAACTAAAAATATTGAGAGAATTTAGGCATGTGTGGTTTACACATAGAGGTGCGTGGGCCATATCACAACGTGGATGGTTTAAATTTACTTAACCAATTTGAAGTGGTATCAGTAAGAATGTGTATATGCACTATAATTATGAGAATTAAATTAAGGAAAACTATAAGCATGGAATTAATTAAAGGACCTTGTTGGTGAAAAAGATTCTCTTCTGTGGGTTGTCAAACTTGGAATGAGTCCATGAATTGCATGGAACATTAACAGAGCCATTTGGGAAGCCGTGGAGGTGTATGCTCTTGATGAAGATCTCCTTGTCGTATTCATTCTCCACCTCAACTGCTCCAACCTCTCCAAAATCTGCTGGGATGCTGAAACTACTCTCATATATCGCCTCTTCATCTTTTTGACTCGCTTTATTCGCATACCCCTTGATTGTCTCCTTCTCCAACCCCGTCTCTGcaacaatttcataaataaatataatactGACTAGCATTTAATTCAATTGTAgttgtttcaatttgattggaagAGTTTCATATATGACTCATATGAACGTGAATAATGAGACACATGAGTTCAATATctagttatttttttaagaacaAAACTTATTTGCGAATAATGAATATTGTTCATGGGGCTAACGTTTTGCTCTTTTTCTCTGAAAACCAAGAAATAATGAACAGTGATCTATAGAAcagttttttaaaatctctTTACGTTATATCAAACAAAGAACGATCTTCGCATGAGGAGAAAAAACTTATTAATTAGaagtatgatttttttttaaaatttttttaaaattttttttttttttacaaacgATATTCTACTTTCATATAATCTAAACTATATACGGAGAGGGAGATTCGAACTCTAGTGCAGAGTAGGGAGCACATCCTCTCTAACCAACTTAACTAAGcccatgttttgttttggtttttggtctGAATAAAGTAGATTTTAAATGAGCAAGTAGTAAAAGTGCTTACTGGGGTCACGCTGGGTGCTAACAAGCTCCAAAAGTAAGGTTTTTCCGACCAAATCGGTGAAGTCAACGAGGGGCCGAGTCAATCCAATGGTGGAGATGAAACCACCAGCTGTTACCTGGACTTTAACCACAGCCTTTATGGTAACTGCCTCATTCTCTTTTGAAGTAGCTTCTGATGAAGGCCTGAACTTACTAGAAGTGGCACGGATCACCATGGAGTAGTTTTGTTTATGGACAGGATGGCGTGGAAGGATGTTGATGAAGGAGGGGCTGCAATGGCTCGTCCTCAGATAATCGGTGTTGTGGATGGAAGATTTTGGTAAGAGAGAGAAGGCTTTCGTATTTTGCAGCCGAGACCTCATCATCTTATCACGTACTTGAGATTTGGAAGAGGCAGCTTAATTTGCTTTGTTTCCTTCAGTTTATGGGTTCATGCatttatagagagagagagagagagagagagagagagagagagagagagagcccaTCGTCTTTGTAACATGGAGATGTTGAAGGATACACGCAGTCCTACATCGGaacttaacaaaatagaaagtctCATATAATGAATGGATCCACTCCTAATAACATCAAGGCTTTTGTATAAAACACATACCTGCTAAACAGGTGGTTAAACCTATGAAATCTTAATAGGAGATACATGTGGATATATCTATCTAGCTATGTTTCCATACAGATTGAACAATCGAAGAAAGGGATCGAATTGCTATTGGTTTCAAGAGAAAAGGATCGAATTGCTATTGGTTTCAAGAACATAGTGCACGTGTTGTGCTTTTGAATTTGGGGCATAATTGAATAATACTAGAGTTGCTGtaatcggaaaaaaaaaaaaaaaaaaaaaaaaaaaagaaggaagaataCTAGAGGTAGTAACTCTTTATCCCAATTTAGAGTAGTGTATAATCATGGAGGATGCATTAAGGCACAAATTGGAGTCACTTGAACCTGGGAAGGCTGGAAAACTTCCATGGCAACTCCTCCAACCAAGTGTTCGAAGAAATGCCCAAATCAAAGTGTTGCGCTCTCTCGCCAACCCGATTGTGATCTTAGCTTCCTAATTCGTACatattactttttttattctcGATTAAGCCATTTCAAATGGTTGAACATATGcgaaaacaataaaatttcatgccatgtgtttgttgttttggtgTAGCGGACTCATGGCCCTTTTACTAATGTAGTTTTAGTATGTGGCTTTTTGAACATTTCTGCTCAATAAAGGCAGTCAGGTCGTGTTACAGTATCCCCACAAGTCACACAGCACCACATTATAGCTTGTAATGTCGTTTAataatgaattatgaattatagtagtattatttaaaaaattatttttgagtttaaaaaattGGATTCAAACTCAATACTAAACTGCCCTTAATTTTCATAGTACTTTTTGTCTAAAAATTTTTTGGGAACTTATACACGTGGACCTCGAGAGCTCTTCTAGGTCATATGTCATCCATTCCTTTCATTGAAGGATCCCTCAAACATCATTTAGGGTATCCTAGGAAGCTTTTTCAACGATCTAAACCATCTGTTTTCAagtattcattcaaagatcatcctTGGAAAAAAtcagacaaattgaaaatcattaaggcatCTAAGTGCAAGCAACAAAATAGACGGACTCGGTGCTTTAGAAAAAGGCCTAAATT
The Prunus dulcis chromosome 2, ALMONDv2, whole genome shotgun sequence DNA segment above includes these coding regions:
- the LOC117618943 gene encoding linoleate 13S-lipoxygenase 2-1, chloroplastic-like, whose product is MMRSRLQNTKAFSLLPKSSIHNTDYLRTSHCSPSFINILPRHPVHKQNYSMVIRATSSKFRPSSEATSKENEAVTIKAVVKVQVTAGGFISTIGLTRPLVDFTDLVGKTLLLELVSTQRDPKTGLEKETIKGYANKASQKDEEAIYESSFSIPADFGEVGAVEVENEYDKEIFIKSIHLHGFPNGSVNVPCNSWTHSKFDNPQKRIFFTNKSYIPSETPSGLKRIREMELENLRGNGEGERKPFDRIYDYDTYNDLGDPDSNNELARPVLGSKQHPYPRRCRTGRPRSKKDRLSEERSSSVYVPRDEAFAEVKQLTFSEKTLKSALAAVPSQLQTALANPDQGFPYFTAIDSLFNERVKFPEPKTGEGLQKIIPRIVKTITGGQDNPLLFETPEIIDRDRFSWSRDAEFSRQTLAGLNPYGIQLVTEWPLKSKLDPGIYGPPESLITTELVEKDIGGCMTVNEALKRKKMFILDYHGLLMPYVNKVRQIEGTTLYGSRTLFFLTEDGILKPVAIELTRPPIGDKPQWKQVFAPTLDATGCWLWMLAKAHVCAHDAGLHQLVNHWLRTHCCAEPYIIAANRQLSVIHPIYRLLHPHFRYTMEINALAREILINAGGIVESNFSPAKYCFELSSAAYDQLWRFDMEALPADLIRRGMAVEDPTAEHGLKLTIEDYPFANDGLILWDAIKEWVSDYVNHYYPDPTLVESDKELQGWWTEVRTKGHADKKDEPWWPVLKTPENLIHILTTIIWVTAGHHAAVNFGQYTYAGYFPNKPTIARTNMPTEDPSDEAFNNFLKRPEMTLLNCYPSQIQATQMMVVMDVLSNHSPDEAYLGEKLESSWAENPVIKAAFERFNGNLKKLEGIIDERNTNLNLKNRVGAGVVPYELLKPFSTPGVTGMGVPNSISI